The following coding sequences are from one Arachis hypogaea cultivar Tifrunner chromosome 7, arahy.Tifrunner.gnm2.J5K5, whole genome shotgun sequence window:
- the LOC112701493 gene encoding olee1-like protein: MGLKVQFLLLLCIILPAMVSGIRFIRINNNNPFSVKGRVYCDPCRFSFESLATTYIAGAEVILQCKDRITNDIVFSKQSQTDSSGAYTIDVDADFENQVCDVKLLSSSQDDCKEPALGRDQSRVILNRFNGIATNDRFVNNLGFMKNEALSGCADILRKYYKFGSKN; the protein is encoded by the exons ATGGGCCTTAAAGTGCAATTTCTTTTGCTTTTGTGCATTATTCTTCCTGCAATGGTTTCAGGAATACGCTTCATACGCATAAATAATAACAACCCTTTCTCTGTGAAGGGTCGAGTTTATTGTGACCCTTGCCGTTTTAGTTTTGAGAGCCTTGCCACCACATACATTGCTG GTGCGGAGGTTATTTTACAATGCAAGGACAGGATCACAAATGACATTGTTTTCAGCAAACAAAGCCAAACTGATTCATCAGGAGCATATACAATAGATGTCGACGCAGATTTTGAAAACCAAGTTTGTGATGTGAAGCTTTTAAGCAGTTCACAAGATGATTGCAAAGAACCTGCATTAGGTCGTGACCAATCTCGTGTCATACTCAACCGTTTCAATGGCATTGCCACCAATGATAGGTTTGTTAATAACTTGGGTTTCATGAAGAATGAAGCTTTGTCGGGTTGTGCCGATATTCTAAGGAAGTACTACAAGTTCGGTTCTAAGAATTAG